Proteins from one Elgaria multicarinata webbii isolate HBS135686 ecotype San Diego chromosome 3, rElgMul1.1.pri, whole genome shotgun sequence genomic window:
- the LOC134395131 gene encoding ubiquinol-cytochrome c reductase complex assembly factor 5: MLGKHKIRKLLYMVPGKQRFGVYRFLPFFFILGGAMEWFMINIRLGQETFYDVYRRKRSERQHEQNLERR; encoded by the exons ATGCTTGGCAAGCATAAAATAAGGAAACTATTGTACATGGTGCCTGGAAAGCAGCGCTTTGGTGTGTACAgatttctccctttcttcttcaTCCTTGGAGGTGCTATGGAATGGTTTATGATAAACATCCGACTTGGCCAAGAGACTTTTT ATGATGTTTACCGTAGAAAGCGGTCTGAGAGGCAGCATGAGCAGAACTTGGAAAGAAGATGA